The proteins below come from a single Paludibacter jiangxiensis genomic window:
- a CDS encoding hybrid sensor histidine kinase/response regulator transcription factor: protein MKLSVNFKVILLLAITCSSPISFSQQIPTINMLVRDGMSSNFISDITQDKKGFMWFSSRYGVNRFDGSKIKTFIRNTNVPTLNSNDINHVTADVFNNKIWISNTWAGINVFDCETETFSSFYHTENDKNSLASNYITNILVTKKGNVWIGTADKGLDLFDPVSKQFKHYNRYRIPNFPSDKISSLAEGKNGDLYIGHPEDGLTIFSPQKKQIRNFKHVNSDKYSIAGNRINFIVYDTDSIVWLATDNGLSIFNPLTGKFRNFKDAGGIHSTIKKDVLCISKTSDNRIWIGTTSDLCYFNRRDIEEILRGKKDVNFMYIQDIFWGISNPSVMRVYEDSFKNIWIGSNGGGCSFISNISPFFNNWKTNRIPGVVNGMNDIEATCICAPENGKVWIGTDGGGINVYENGKNVKIYSRDKGNASSQSYCASIRTSNGDLWFGTPSDGIDIFNQKGIRTSNYQLKLGHCIIYCLYEDNRRNIWIGTNKGLEICNLDTKEITLLTAENGNLPTNEIRSISQDHYNRIWIGTLNKGIILFDKLSKNTKYTKSQIGFNNNVINQIFRDSKNRMWIATGEGLICFPTNRLDKYIILDNKHGLACNSICAIAEDTLGYIWVSTNLGISCYLEAENRFLNYDHFDGALYGNYINNSVAKAPDGTIYFGSTNGVCFFNPLKKQLHVILPPIVFTEFKVYQKDSYKDAPDVSLPMINGNVSLKCNQNIFSVSFNIMNKALQGQIEYSYLLEGLESSWINIGYENHVTFRNIPYNKYKLHVRARYKSQKWQESPSILTITIAPPIWLTWWAKLIYIILLTVGTWYVISYYKKSLQLKNTFLLEKERALKQQKIHEERLRFYANIAHELRTPLTLILGPLEDLQNSLGFSKEQQRKLSLIQKSALRLLNLVTQILEFRKTETQNKQLRIIRANIAEAIMDAGVKFKELNMNPNINFETTIDTDRTLLYFDHEVITTILDNLLSNAFKYTKRGNIHLRLRSVIVNQTEFTEIEVSDTGIGIPEVDLPHIFERYYQASNRANITGIGIGLSLVKNLVDLHKGSIYVDSNPEVGTTFRIRLLTDNSYPNAIHINNDCAVLSEEKSKKPIVLVVEDDIDLRNYIAESLESVYSIVLAENGEKGLEAAHASIPDIIISDIMMPVMDGMEFCKKIKNNIETSHIPVILLTAKDTIQDKALGYEIGADSYITKPFSTILLKSRIENLMSARNKLALLISSNLSLKHHLITESTNKLDNEFIEKITSVIEENLMDEKIDMSSISYQLSMSYSSLYRKIKALTGMSVSEFIRKIRVRKAEQFLLSGKYNVSEITHLVGLNSISYFRECFKEEYGMSPSVYIKKIKENKTSMDLES, encoded by the coding sequence ATGAAATTAAGCGTAAATTTTAAAGTCATATTACTATTAGCGATAACATGCAGTTCGCCTATTAGCTTCAGCCAGCAAATTCCGACAATCAACATGCTTGTAAGGGATGGGATGTCCAGTAATTTCATTTCAGATATTACTCAAGATAAAAAAGGCTTCATGTGGTTTTCTTCCCGATACGGAGTAAATAGATTTGACGGAAGTAAGATCAAGACTTTTATAAGAAATACAAATGTGCCAACCTTAAACAGTAATGATATCAACCACGTAACGGCTGATGTGTTTAACAATAAAATCTGGATATCAAACACATGGGCAGGCATTAATGTCTTTGATTGCGAAACAGAGACTTTCTCTTCTTTTTATCATACGGAGAATGACAAGAACTCTCTTGCTTCTAATTATATAACCAATATACTAGTAACCAAGAAAGGGAATGTCTGGATTGGGACTGCTGACAAAGGATTGGATCTGTTTGATCCTGTGAGCAAGCAGTTTAAGCACTATAATAGATACAGAATTCCTAATTTCCCTTCGGACAAAATAAGCTCGTTGGCTGAAGGAAAAAATGGTGATTTATACATTGGTCATCCAGAGGATGGGTTAACCATTTTTTCGCCTCAAAAAAAACAAATTAGGAACTTCAAACACGTAAATTCGGATAAATACTCTATTGCTGGCAATAGAATAAATTTTATAGTTTACGATACAGATTCAATTGTTTGGCTTGCAACAGATAATGGATTGTCCATATTCAATCCTTTGACTGGAAAATTTAGAAATTTCAAGGATGCAGGTGGAATTCATAGTACAATAAAGAAAGATGTGCTTTGCATCAGTAAAACAAGCGACAACCGTATATGGATAGGAACGACTTCAGACTTATGTTACTTTAATCGCAGGGATATTGAAGAAATATTGCGTGGAAAGAAAGACGTAAATTTCATGTATATACAAGACATTTTTTGGGGGATTTCAAATCCATCTGTCATGCGAGTTTATGAAGACTCTTTCAAAAATATCTGGATCGGGTCTAATGGTGGCGGGTGTAGCTTTATAAGTAATATTTCGCCTTTCTTTAATAATTGGAAAACCAATAGAATTCCAGGTGTAGTAAATGGTATGAATGATATCGAAGCTACATGCATTTGTGCTCCTGAAAATGGAAAAGTGTGGATTGGAACTGATGGAGGTGGTATAAATGTATATGAAAATGGCAAAAATGTCAAAATATATTCGCGAGATAAAGGAAATGCTTCATCGCAATCATATTGCGCATCCATAAGGACTTCAAATGGTGATTTATGGTTCGGGACCCCGAGTGATGGCATTGATATATTTAATCAGAAAGGTATTCGAACCTCTAACTACCAGCTTAAACTCGGCCATTGCATAATCTATTGTCTTTATGAAGACAATAGACGAAACATATGGATCGGAACAAACAAGGGTCTTGAAATATGCAATTTAGACACCAAAGAAATCACTCTTCTCACAGCAGAGAATGGCAATCTGCCAACAAATGAGATTAGATCTATTTCGCAAGATCATTATAATAGGATTTGGATAGGGACTCTGAACAAAGGAATTATCCTTTTTGACAAATTGTCGAAAAACACAAAATACACCAAAAGCCAGATTGGATTCAACAATAATGTAATTAATCAAATATTTCGTGATTCAAAAAATCGCATGTGGATAGCAACTGGCGAAGGATTAATTTGCTTTCCAACTAATCGATTGGATAAATACATTATACTAGATAACAAACATGGATTAGCTTGTAATTCGATTTGTGCAATTGCAGAAGACACTCTGGGTTATATATGGGTAAGTACTAATCTTGGAATTAGTTGTTATTTGGAAGCGGAAAATAGATTCTTGAATTATGATCATTTTGATGGAGCTTTATATGGAAATTATATCAATAATTCCGTAGCAAAAGCTCCGGATGGAACAATATATTTTGGAAGCACAAATGGAGTCTGTTTTTTTAATCCTCTAAAAAAACAACTGCATGTCATTCTACCCCCGATTGTATTTACGGAATTCAAGGTTTATCAAAAGGACTCCTACAAAGATGCCCCCGATGTGAGTTTGCCAATGATCAACGGCAATGTATCTCTAAAATGCAATCAAAATATATTCAGTGTCTCTTTCAATATTATGAACAAAGCCCTTCAGGGACAAATAGAATATTCCTACTTGCTCGAAGGTCTTGAATCTTCATGGATCAATATAGGATATGAAAATCATGTAACCTTTAGAAATATTCCATATAATAAATACAAATTGCACGTGAGAGCTCGCTATAAAAGTCAAAAATGGCAAGAAAGCCCTTCAATTCTCACCATAACTATCGCGCCCCCCATCTGGCTAACTTGGTGGGCAAAATTAATTTATATTATACTCTTGACTGTTGGCACATGGTACGTAATTAGTTACTACAAAAAGAGTTTACAGTTAAAAAATACTTTTCTTTTGGAAAAAGAAAGAGCTCTCAAGCAACAAAAAATCCATGAGGAACGATTGCGATTTTATGCGAACATAGCCCATGAATTGAGAACTCCTTTAACATTAATACTTGGTCCTCTTGAAGACTTACAAAATAGCTTGGGTTTTAGCAAAGAACAACAGCGTAAGTTATCACTTATTCAAAAAAGTGCATTACGCCTTTTAAATTTAGTTACTCAAATATTAGAATTCAGGAAAACCGAAACTCAGAATAAACAGCTTCGTATTATTAGAGCCAATATTGCAGAAGCAATTATGGATGCTGGGGTTAAATTCAAAGAATTAAACATGAACCCAAACATTAATTTTGAAACTACCATCGATACGGATAGAACATTATTATATTTTGATCATGAGGTGATTACAACTATACTTGACAATCTCCTATCTAATGCATTTAAATACACAAAAAGAGGTAATATACATTTGCGTTTACGTTCGGTAATTGTAAATCAAACTGAATTCACTGAGATTGAAGTCTCTGATACAGGAATCGGTATTCCAGAAGTTGATCTTCCTCATATATTTGAGCGTTATTATCAGGCGAGTAATAGGGCAAATATTACTGGAATTGGCATTGGTCTATCTTTGGTAAAAAATCTTGTTGATCTTCATAAAGGGTCAATCTATGTTGATAGTAATCCAGAAGTCGGGACAACGTTTCGCATAAGATTGTTGACTGACAATTCATATCCCAATGCTATTCACATAAATAATGACTGTGCCGTCTTATCCGAAGAAAAATCAAAAAAACCAATAGTATTAGTGGTCGAAGACGATATTGACTTACGAAATTACATCGCTGAATCATTAGAGAGTGTATATTCTATTGTTTTAGCTGAAAATGGAGAGAAAGGATTAGAAGCAGCGCATGCTAGTATTCCCGACATCATTATAAGTGACATAATGATGCCAGTTATGGACGGAATGGAATTTTGTAAAAAAATAAAGAATAACATAGAAACAAGTCATATACCAGTAATCTTACTTACAGCAAAAGATACAATACAAGATAAGGCTCTCGGATATGAAATAGGAGCTGATTCGTACATAACAAAACCATTTAGCACAATCCTATTAAAAAGCCGAATTGAAAATCTAATGTCTGCTCGGAATAAGCTTGCATTATTAATATCATCTAATCTTTCATTAAAGCATCATCTCATTACTGAATCCACCAATAAATTAGACAATGAATTTATCGAAAAGATCACAAGCGTGATTGAAGAAAATTTAATGGATGAAAAAATTGACATGTCATCAATTTCCTATCAGTTATCTATGAGTTATTCTTCTCTATACAGAAAAATTAAAGCGTTAACAGGAATGTCTGTGAGTGAATTCATTCGCAAAATTCGAGTCAGAAAAGCAGAACAGTTTCTGTTATCTGGTAAATATAATGTGTCGGAGATAACTCATTTGGTTGGGTTAAATTCTATTTCATACTTCAGAGAATGTTTCAAAGAAGAGTATGGAATGTCACCATCTGTATATATCAAAAAAATCAAAGAAAATAAGACATCGATGGATTTAGAATCCTAG
- a CDS encoding SusC/RagA family TonB-linked outer membrane protein yields MKHFHYLILICLLFFSISSFAQEISLHGQVTGVSGEAIIGANIKVKNKSVGSITDINGKYNIKAAPNDILIVSYIGYITQEINIKGSKVVNISLLEDTKKLDEVVVVGYGKQRKIDLTGSVSSANIDEFRKSPNTNLVQSLQGAVSGLNIGQVTAAGQTPSISIRGANTISGNSSVLIILDGIQYNNSLSSINPNDIASIDVLKDASSTAVYGAQAANGVILITTKKGAVNQKPRVTFSSSYTTQTPTVNLRPMNRQEYLDHVRDLYWDKAYLTDGSLNPAFNVATYVDPSMKDSNGNLSSNDFNWWKAATKTGYILENQLSVVGGSEKVNYLISGSSTNQTGFIINDKFKRQSLRVNLESQVTPWMKLGVQSFGSFVNQDGAEPSLWEIETQSPLLTPYDSNGNLIPYPFNTLDKNPFMTYLVDDYERHNFLFANIYSEIAFPFIKGLKYRFNYGNNYRTDIHNWASIYGAGITGEAYKENTQYADYTFDNILSYEKNFGKHNVNLTFVYGSAERKNNYTKADATGFDRLTLGYNNLNLATKQYTYSSAWREALNYQMARLNYKFSDKYLLTTTLRRDGFSGFATNEKYAYFPSVALGWLISEESFFKVKWVDLLKVRPGYGVSGNQTGRYSSLAKVTTSNAYVYGDGGSTVVGQELSSLGNTDLKWEKTTGINLGVDFKLLKYRINGSIDWYKNKTNDLLYDVAIPNITGFSTIRSNVGQLQNSGVEVNLTTINFDRKNFQWSTTFNFSTNSNKIIRLTGADTNGDGKEDDMIASNLFIGKSLGTIYGYQSDGIYQATDKIPSGYYVGCYKIVDQNKDGNITPDDRVVLGHTEPAYRVSMLNKFSYKKFTLSIFFNSIQGGKNGYLGANSPAVSRSDNSLRWNDIAGVNYWSPANTTGEYARSVSSPAITPTLYKDRSFIRLQDISLSYQLDFECIKKIGIQDLTVYVSGKNLATWTKWKGWDPETGQGLTTSGRPVMKGYSVGCNVTF; encoded by the coding sequence ATGAAACATTTTCATTATTTAATTTTGATATGTTTGTTATTTTTCTCAATCTCAAGTTTTGCACAGGAAATCAGTTTACACGGACAAGTTACAGGAGTATCTGGAGAAGCCATTATTGGAGCCAATATAAAAGTAAAAAACAAATCTGTTGGATCAATCACCGATATTAACGGAAAATATAATATTAAGGCGGCACCAAATGATATACTCATAGTATCTTATATTGGCTACATTACGCAAGAAATAAACATAAAGGGAAGTAAGGTCGTAAATATTAGTCTACTTGAAGATACTAAAAAATTGGATGAAGTTGTAGTTGTTGGATATGGAAAACAAAGAAAAATAGATCTAACAGGCTCCGTTTCAAGCGCAAATATCGATGAATTTCGAAAATCACCAAACACTAACTTAGTCCAGAGTTTGCAGGGTGCCGTTTCGGGGTTGAATATCGGACAGGTCACAGCGGCAGGGCAGACACCTTCGATTTCAATTAGAGGTGCTAATACGATTTCAGGGAATAGTAGTGTATTAATAATTTTAGATGGCATTCAATATAACAATTCGTTGTCATCTATTAATCCCAATGATATAGCGTCGATCGATGTACTAAAAGATGCCAGTTCAACTGCTGTTTATGGAGCGCAGGCAGCAAATGGCGTTATTTTGATTACCACAAAAAAAGGAGCTGTCAATCAAAAACCAAGAGTAACCTTTTCCAGCTCATATACGACTCAAACACCCACTGTTAACTTGAGACCTATGAACCGTCAGGAATACCTTGATCATGTGCGGGATTTGTATTGGGATAAAGCATACTTAACCGACGGCTCCTTAAATCCAGCTTTCAATGTTGCAACTTATGTAGACCCATCTATGAAAGATTCAAATGGAAATCTTTCATCAAATGATTTTAATTGGTGGAAGGCTGCTACAAAAACCGGCTACATTCTGGAGAACCAATTGAGTGTAGTTGGCGGAAGTGAAAAGGTTAATTATTTAATTTCAGGCAGCTCAACAAATCAAACGGGTTTTATCATAAATGATAAATTCAAAAGGCAGAGTTTGCGAGTCAATCTGGAATCGCAAGTTACACCATGGATGAAACTCGGTGTACAATCATTTGGCTCTTTTGTTAATCAAGACGGTGCAGAACCCAGTTTGTGGGAAATTGAAACTCAATCACCTCTCTTGACTCCATATGATAGTAATGGAAATCTTATCCCTTATCCCTTCAATACGCTTGATAAAAACCCATTTATGACCTATTTGGTGGATGATTATGAACGGCATAATTTTTTATTCGCCAACATATATTCCGAAATTGCATTCCCTTTTATCAAAGGTTTGAAATATCGATTTAACTATGGCAATAACTACAGGACCGACATTCACAATTGGGCCAGTATTTATGGTGCAGGCATAACAGGTGAAGCGTATAAAGAAAATACACAGTATGCAGATTATACCTTCGACAATATTTTATCCTATGAAAAGAATTTTGGTAAGCATAATGTGAATTTGACTTTCGTCTATGGTTCTGCAGAGCGCAAAAACAACTATACTAAAGCGGATGCAACAGGCTTTGATAGATTAACTTTGGGATATAACAACCTGAATTTAGCAACTAAACAATATACATATTCAAGCGCATGGAGAGAGGCTTTGAATTACCAGATGGCAAGATTGAATTACAAGTTTTCTGATAAATATTTATTGACAACTACCTTGCGCAGAGATGGCTTTTCTGGTTTTGCAACAAATGAGAAATATGCATATTTCCCTTCAGTCGCATTAGGGTGGCTTATTTCGGAAGAATCATTTTTTAAAGTAAAATGGGTTGATCTTCTCAAAGTTAGACCGGGGTATGGCGTTAGTGGAAATCAAACAGGACGTTACTCTTCATTGGCTAAGGTTACTACTTCAAATGCATATGTTTATGGAGATGGTGGATCAACTGTTGTGGGACAAGAGTTGAGCAGTTTGGGCAACACAGATCTCAAATGGGAAAAAACAACAGGGATTAATTTGGGTGTTGATTTCAAACTACTGAAATATAGAATCAATGGAAGTATTGATTGGTATAAAAATAAAACAAATGATCTGCTATACGATGTTGCGATTCCTAATATTACCGGATTTTCGACAATACGTTCTAATGTAGGGCAACTTCAGAATAGTGGAGTGGAAGTTAATTTGACCACAATTAACTTTGATCGTAAAAACTTCCAATGGAGTACAACCTTTAACTTTTCCACAAACTCGAATAAAATTATTCGTCTTACTGGAGCTGACACAAACGGAGACGGGAAAGAAGACGATATGATAGCAAGTAATTTGTTTATTGGTAAATCATTAGGCACGATTTATGGATATCAGTCGGATGGGATTTATCAAGCCACGGATAAGATTCCTTCCGGATATTATGTGGGATGCTATAAAATCGTGGATCAAAATAAAGATGGGAATATCACTCCTGATGACAGAGTGGTCTTAGGGCATACAGAACCGGCATATAGGGTTAGTATGTTGAATAAATTCAGCTACAAGAAATTTACCTTAAGTATTTTTTTTAATTCTATTCAGGGGGGCAAGAATGGCTATTTAGGAGCTAACAGCCCAGCCGTATCTAGAAGCGATAACTCTTTACGTTGGAATGACATCGCAGGCGTTAATTATTGGTCTCCGGCAAATACTACAGGAGAATATGCACGTTCAGTAAGTTCTCCCGCTATTACTCCAACATTGTATAAAGACCGTAGCTTTATTCGACTGCAGGATATAAGTTTATCGTACCAATTGGATTTCGAATGTATTAAGAAAATTGGAATTCAAGATCTAACGGTTTATGTAAGTGGAAAGAATCTTGCGACTTGGACTAAATGGAAAGGATGGGATCCTGAAACAGGACAGGGATTGACAACGTCGGGTAGACCTGTAATGAAAGGGTATTCTGTTGGTTGTAATGTAACATTTTAA
- a CDS encoding RagB/SusD family nutrient uptake outer membrane protein, which translates to MKNMIRIFLLFILCTLASCSTSFLDEKPLDFLSSDNAYQTYSDFKTAVNMLYSRVRSEFYSKDENRPFDYLYGTDLVFDGQPSQSSNRHSPMSTAYNSTGDIALSHWTELFKIVADANTITSRLSASSMTDSQKKLVEAQARFFRGLAYRTLAYLYGGVPLLTAEVTSVKNDYVRATKADVLKQVIDDLVFAASNLPSISSVQDGEVSNLAASHLLSEVYLATGEYQKAVDAASVVIGDANMGLMQNRFGSESTTNPGDVYWDMFRPGNQNRKSGNKEAIWVIQFETDVNGGSLVSTAQSGYLLERHHSPMVRDLSIGGVNPFRWPVSDYTGGRGVGWAISTVYFSDTIWKSDFTTDMRNANHNFVRNFVGNKVGTAYYGKIISTQTPPAGVTVPNRSFYPYQSKCTTPYHHPAGLYSNAATFDLKSTAGGTYTDQYMFRLAETYLLRAEAYLGLKDQEKAAADINVVRARAKASPVAKENVTIDYILDERMRELGVEEKRRITLMRLGKLYDRVMKCNPFYATMAGGMIPTYNLWPIPFSVIEANTGAKLEQNPGY; encoded by the coding sequence ATGAAAAATATGATAAGAATATTTTTATTGTTTATCTTGTGTACATTGGCTTCTTGCAGTACTAGTTTCTTGGATGAGAAGCCATTAGATTTTTTGAGCAGTGACAATGCATATCAAACTTATAGCGATTTCAAAACGGCTGTTAATATGCTATATTCTAGGGTTCGTAGTGAGTTTTATTCAAAAGACGAAAACAGACCTTTTGACTATTTGTATGGTACGGATCTCGTATTTGATGGGCAACCAAGTCAAAGTTCGAACAGGCACTCTCCTATGTCAACTGCTTATAATTCTACCGGCGATATTGCATTGTCGCATTGGACCGAATTGTTCAAAATTGTAGCGGATGCCAATACAATAACAAGTCGCTTGTCTGCATCAAGTATGACTGATAGTCAGAAAAAATTGGTGGAAGCACAAGCTAGATTCTTTCGGGGGTTGGCATATAGAACATTAGCATATTTGTATGGAGGAGTACCTTTGCTTACAGCTGAAGTTACTTCTGTAAAAAATGATTATGTAAGAGCCACTAAAGCAGATGTGTTGAAGCAGGTGATTGACGACTTAGTATTCGCAGCCTCAAATCTTCCAAGTATCTCTTCCGTTCAAGATGGGGAAGTGAGCAATTTAGCTGCTTCACATCTCTTATCGGAAGTTTACTTAGCAACAGGCGAGTATCAGAAAGCTGTAGATGCAGCCTCAGTCGTCATTGGAGATGCCAATATGGGCCTTATGCAAAATAGATTCGGATCAGAATCAACTACTAATCCAGGTGATGTATATTGGGATATGTTTAGGCCGGGGAATCAAAACAGAAAGTCTGGCAATAAAGAGGCGATTTGGGTAATTCAGTTTGAAACTGACGTTAACGGCGGAAGTCTTGTCTCAACGGCGCAATCGGGTTATTTGTTAGAAAGACATCATTCACCCATGGTACGTGATTTAAGTATTGGTGGTGTCAATCCGTTCAGATGGCCAGTTAGTGATTATACAGGAGGACGAGGTGTTGGTTGGGCTATATCTACAGTTTATTTTAGTGATACCATATGGAAAAGTGATTTTACGACCGATATGCGTAATGCCAATCACAATTTTGTACGCAATTTTGTAGGAAATAAAGTTGGAACTGCTTATTATGGTAAGATTATTTCAACACAAACTCCCCCAGCAGGAGTAACAGTGCCTAATCGCTCATTTTATCCGTATCAATCAAAATGCACTACCCCGTATCACCATCCAGCAGGGTTATATTCGAATGCAGCCACATTTGATTTGAAAAGTACCGCAGGGGGAACTTATACCGATCAATACATGTTTAGATTGGCAGAAACATATTTACTTCGGGCCGAGGCATACTTAGGTTTAAAAGATCAAGAAAAGGCTGCCGCAGATATAAATGTGGTGAGAGCGCGAGCAAAAGCATCTCCTGTCGCCAAAGAAAACGTAACGATTGACTATATTCTCGACGAAAGAATGCGAGAATTGGGCGTTGAAGAAAAGCGTCGTATAACGTTAATGCGTTTAGGTAAATTATACGACAGAGTAATGAAATGTAATCCATTCTATGCAACTATGGCTGGGGGTATGATTCCTACATACAATCTATGGCCAATTCCGTTTAGTGTTATTGAAGCAAATACGGGAGCAAAACTGGAACAGAATCCCGGGTATTAG
- a CDS encoding alpha-L-fucosidase: protein MNNCKIFYQRSISLLILFFVVLCSANIFGQSTTSETPAQKEQRMKWWNEARFGMFIHWGLYSVPAGVWEGKDIPFLGEWIMNSAKIPVAEYAKFAGQFNPTKYNAEQWVKLAKEAGMKYIVITTKHHDGFAMFKSDASKFNIVDATPFKRDVIKELATACKKYGMKLGFYYSQSQDWHHAGGAADRGHWDKAQEGSMDEYIDKVAVPQMKEILTKYGPVSVLWFDTPAAMNKDRAEKFLPILKLQPGIIYNNRLGGGISGDLETPEQFIPATGYPGKNWESCMTMNETWGFKKNDQNWKSPEMLIRNLIDIASKGGNYLLNVGPTSEGLIPDSSVVRLKKYGEWLKINGEAIYGTKASPFPYLKWGRCTRTENKLYLSVFDWPQNGILHVPAAITVKKAYLLVQPSKLLKTRLSDGRLEISLPATAPDKVASVVVIETDGEIAVQPAASDGKMFTASSSKKESTADKAFDNDGNTRWEASDEDRNVSLEVDLGKPVDICAAFIQESEGWDRTIQTFQFEYKDGDQWKIIFDGKRLGMGSVKTFPTVKAQQFRLKILSAQKAPYISEMKLYQDQ, encoded by the coding sequence ATGAATAACTGCAAAATTTTCTATCAAAGATCGATCTCATTATTGATTCTTTTTTTTGTTGTGCTTTGTAGTGCCAATATATTTGGACAGAGCACAACATCAGAGACTCCTGCACAAAAGGAGCAACGTATGAAATGGTGGAACGAAGCCCGCTTTGGGATGTTTATACATTGGGGCCTTTATTCTGTTCCGGCAGGTGTTTGGGAGGGTAAGGATATTCCATTCTTAGGTGAGTGGATTATGAATAGCGCTAAAATTCCGGTAGCTGAATATGCAAAATTTGCCGGACAATTTAATCCTACTAAATATAATGCCGAGCAGTGGGTGAAACTTGCCAAAGAGGCCGGTATGAAGTATATCGTTATAACCACCAAACATCACGACGGATTTGCCATGTTTAAGTCAGATGCCAGCAAATTCAATATTGTGGATGCAACCCCATTCAAACGTGATGTGATTAAAGAATTGGCTACAGCCTGCAAAAAATACGGCATGAAACTTGGGTTTTACTATTCTCAGTCTCAGGACTGGCATCATGCGGGAGGTGCTGCTGATCGAGGCCATTGGGATAAAGCTCAAGAAGGTTCAATGGACGAATACATTGACAAAGTAGCCGTTCCTCAGATGAAAGAGATTCTTACCAAATATGGTCCGGTATCGGTTTTATGGTTTGATACACCGGCAGCCATGAATAAGGACCGTGCTGAAAAATTCTTGCCAATATTGAAATTGCAGCCTGGAATTATTTACAACAATCGTTTGGGGGGAGGTATATCCGGCGATCTTGAAACCCCAGAGCAATTCATTCCGGCAACCGGCTACCCTGGTAAAAACTGGGAATCGTGTATGACAATGAATGAAACATGGGGATTCAAAAAAAACGATCAAAACTGGAAAAGCCCGGAAATGCTTATCCGTAACTTAATTGACATCGCCTCAAAAGGTGGAAATTATTTACTCAATGTAGGCCCTACTTCCGAAGGATTAATCCCTGACTCATCGGTTGTGCGCCTGAAAAAATATGGAGAGTGGCTAAAAATAAATGGAGAGGCAATTTACGGTACTAAAGCCAGCCCATTCCCTTATCTTAAATGGGGACGTTGTACCCGCACAGAGAACAAGCTATATCTGAGTGTATTCGACTGGCCTCAAAACGGCATCCTTCATGTGCCTGCTGCAATTACTGTAAAAAAAGCCTATTTATTGGTACAACCATCAAAGTTACTTAAAACCAGGTTGTCGGATGGTAGACTCGAAATTTCACTTCCGGCAACTGCTCCGGATAAAGTGGCCTCGGTTGTTGTTATAGAAACCGATGGAGAAATAGCCGTTCAACCAGCGGCTTCGGATGGTAAAATGTTTACCGCATCTTCCTCAAAAAAAGAATCAACAGCCGATAAAGCATTCGACAACGATGGAAATACTCGCTGGGAAGCATCGGATGAAGATAGGAATGTTTCTCTTGAAGTCGATTTGGGGAAACCGGTTGACATCTGTGCTGCATTCATTCAGGAATCGGAAGGATGGGACAGAACTATCCAGACCTTTCAGTTTGAATATAAAGATGGCGATCAGTGGAAAATCATCTTTGATGGAAAACGACTCGGAATGGGTTCTGTTAAAACCTTTCCTACAGTCAAAGCACAGCAATTCAGGTTGAAAATATTGAGCGCTCAAAAAGCTCCTTACATCAGCGAAATGAAATTATATCAAGACCAATAA